A segment of the Niveibacterium umoris genome:
TGGCGCTGTGATCCCGGTGCCTGGCGGCTGGTCTATGACCCGGACGAGTACGAGTTCTGCCAGATTCTGGAAGGGCACATCCGGCTGACGGATGAAGCGGGCAGGGCGCGTGAGTACCGGGCGGGCGATGCCTTCGTGATCGAAGCGGGTTTCCGCGGCACCTGGGAGACTTTGAGCTACTGCCGCAAGCACTACGTGATCTGCCGGATCCCCG
Coding sequences within it:
- a CDS encoding cupin domain-containing protein produces the protein MSRIVSFNESSAAPEAFAPAAERIVSGNPQQVALNHYEGADGRLLAGEWRCDPGAWRLVYDPDEYEFCQILEGHIRLTDEAGRAREYRAGDAFVIEAGFRGTWETLSYCRKHYVICRIPAA